DNA from Rubripirellula lacrimiformis:
AAATCGATCCGATTGCCATCGGGATGCCGTACGGCAACAGGTACATCGTTGGCTTACGCTCGCGAGCGATCGCGGCGAGTGCCTTGGGCTTACGAACGGTTTTCCATTCGTGCAGGATCTTGTGGGCCATCGCAAAGTGCTTTTCCCATTCGCCTGATCGCCAGATCATCACAGCGGCCATGATGCCACCGACGATTGCGGTCGCGGCAAATGCGTACAAGGTGACCACCGCACCGAGCCAAGCACCGACGCCGGCCAGCAGTTTCACGTCACCGGCACCCATGCCGCCAACGTTTCGCAGCACTAGCAACAACATCATTCCGACGAATGTGCCCAACAGGCTGTACAACAAACCGTCGGTGCCGAATCCGCCCTGCAGCGTCCAG
Protein-coding regions in this window:
- a CDS encoding A24 family peptidase; protein product: MTTLMNGIAENWTVWFVTIVLVVAAVIDGKILKVPNWLTFPFIMMGWVHWTLQGGFGTDGLLYSLLGTFVGMMLLLVLRNVGGMGAGDVKLLAGVGAWLGAVVTLYAFAATAIVGGIMAAVMIWRSGEWEKHFAMAHKILHEWKTVRKPKALAAIARERKPTMYLLPYGIPMAIGSIFYFAIAGMLV